A DNA window from Oscarella lobularis chromosome 8, ooOscLobu1.1, whole genome shotgun sequence contains the following coding sequences:
- the LOC136189954 gene encoding uncharacterized protein translates to MDRDGAFQLAMLQRSVFGRFFGRFIIDYYYERVSRKYRQAIEVIVTAKAVLSVLLLVYLHSVYVANSPECLTAMTDENWLHDGAVVRVEIQRRRHQRDYEPPDNDFGIDEKVDSTSSSSTGINNGSIIMSVEQHSPPPPPFIYCRRVPKHCAGYWIEKWLPLTSTEQRQQQQHQNQHVSIENRTANRTAVCSSILTAQQYNKMTTMYQHQHQHHHHHHHHHHHNNNNNNNNNNNNNNNNNNNNNNNNNNNNNNNNNNNMYNYLTNSSSSSSSSSEKKGEEIQHGENCFVYSAMEYSKEYGFLKISDSERFQRNVTLYRLILDADENECFQGGVAQASLDYLWGYDDMLMGCIKKTTERLHILGYVRNMFTSQFYALIHLEWWPAMDVLDSLVRSFLSTVFATLILQQTHHFVFKFILNLHESLIQRIPIVVPLSSLAIIILAIIGVETIMSDFFRDDVTTFSVMLMVWAGNLFYTVCCQSRISRIHWRRFFYFYQFMFYTYHYCFRGHFSDLALFCCYCLVQHSMVFFVHHFEIPYFLQHQRQRQQQQQQQQQQQQQQENEN, encoded by the exons ATGGATCGCGACGGAGCGTTTCAGCTGGCAATGCTTCAGCGATCTGTGTTTGGACGCTTTTTCGGTCGATTTATAATAGACTATTATTACGAGAGAGTTTCGAGGAAATACAGGCAGGCAATTGAAGTGATTGTGACGGCAAAG GCTGTCTTATCTGTCTTATTGCTCGTTTATCTTCACTCGGTCTACGTTGCAAATTCGCCCGAATGTCTAACGGCAATGACGGACGAAAATTGGCTGCACGATGGAGCCGTTGTGAGAGTTGAAAttcagcggcggcggcatcaAAGAGATTATGAACCACCTGATAATGACTTTGGAATTGACGAAAAGGTAGACAGCactagtagtagtagtaccGGTATTAACAATGGAAGTATCATCATGAGTGTTGAGCAACAttcaccaccaccaccaccattCATCTATTGTAGAAGAGTACCCAAACATTGCGCCGGTTATTGGATTGAAAAATGGCTTCCACTGACTTCTACAGAACAAcgacaacagcaacagcatcAGAATCAGCATGTATCTATTGAAAATAGAACAGCCAATAGAACAGCCGTTTGTTCTTCAATTCTTACGGCACAACAATATAATAAAATGACAACCATGtaccagcaccagcaccagcaccaccaccaccaccaccaccaccaccaccacaacaacaacaacaacaacaacaacaacaacaacaacaacaacaacaacaacaacaacaacaacaacaacaacaacaacaacaacaacaacaacaacaacaacaacatgtataattatttaacaaattcttcttcttcttcttcttcttcttctgaaaagaaaggagaagaaatacAACATGGAG AAAATTGCTTTGTCTATTCGGCAATGGAATATTCAAAAGAATATGGATTTCTAAAGATATCAGATTCCGAAAGATTTCAAAGAAACGTAACGTTATACAGATTGATTTTGG ATGCCGATGAAAATGAATGTTTTCAAGGAGGAGTAGCTCAAGCATCACTTGATTATCTCTGGGGATATGACGATATGCTGATGGGATGTATCAAGAAAACAACTGAAAGGCTTCACATTTTAG GATACGTCAGAAACATGTTCACAAGCCAATTCTATGCACTTATTCACTTGGAATGGTGGCCAGCAATGGACGTTTTAGACAGTCTCGTTCGAAGCTTTCTTTCG ACTGTCTTTGCAACACTCATTCTTCAGCAGACCCATcatttcgtcttcaaatttATTT TGAATTTACATGAAAGTCTCATTCAACGCATTCCCATTGTCGTTCCTCTGTCGTCTCTTGCTATAATCATTTTAGCAATAATTG GTGTTGAGACAATAATGAGTGATTTCTTTCgggatgacgtcacaacatTTTCTGTAATGCTAATGGTGTGGGCAGGCAATCTCTTCTACACCGTATGCTGTCAATCGCGCATTAGTCGAATTCACTGGAGAAG atttttctatttctaccAATTTATGTTTTATACATATCACTACTGTTTCCGTGGGCATTTCAGTGATTTGGCTTTATTTTGCTGCTATTGCCTCGTTCAA CACTCAATGGTCTTCTTTGTGCATCATTTTGAAATTCCATATTTTCTGCAGCACCAAAGGCAACggcagcaacaacaacaacaacagcagcagcagcagcagcaacaggaAAACGAGAATTAA
- the LOC136189893 gene encoding NAD(P)H azoreductase-like, giving the protein MALNRTIAVIGATGTVGSATVKTLSANYADQLKIVAGVRDPGKAQSLSSLPGVSVVEANMNKSDELAITLKNVDYAFIVTPSTEDRALLVEAATEAARKAGVKFALVVSVTTADLSDTIFGKQFSLLEGSVSKVGIAHCFLRLPMFIDNNAVVNREGIREKGLYIGPLDPDKYCTTATVANIAEAAAAILADPLKHYGKTYNLVSNHYTHNQLASYFAEALDKEVKYFRMSYEDAMKGFAQFGFPEWQANGILELFRLIDAGSPATNVADRNDYERITGQKPTSAKEWVQQNVGVFQ; this is encoded by the coding sequence ATGGCTCTAAATCGTACGATTGCTGTAATTGGAGCAACGGGCACCGTTGGCTCTGCCACAGTGAAAACTCTCTCCGCCAATTACGCCGATCAACTGAAGATCGTCGCAGGCGTACGTGACCCCGGAAAAGCGCAATCCCTCTCAAGCCTTCCAGGGGTTAGCGTTGTCGAAGCGAACATGAACAAATCCGACGAGCTAGCCATAACTTTGAAGAACGTTGACTATGCCTTCATAGTGACGCCATCAACCGAAGATCGTGCGCTGCTCGTTGAAGCAGCCACCGAAGCGGCGAGAAAAGCAGGCGTAAAATTCGCGCTTGTTGTCAGCGTTACCACGGCTGACCTGTCAGACACGATCTTTGGAAAGCAGTTCTCTCTTCTCGAGGGAAGCGTTTCTAAAGTCGGAATAGCGCACTGCTTCCTGCGTCTTCCCATGTTCATCGATAACAATGCGGTTGTCAATCGTGAGGGCATTCGAGAGAAAGGCCTCTACATTGGACCGCTCGATCCAGATAAGTACTGCACCACGGCGACGGTCGCTAACATTGCGGAGGCCGCTGCCGCTATATTGGCCGACCCTTTGAAACACTACGGAAAAACGTACAACCTCGTTAGCAACCACTACACTCACAATCAGCTGGCATCCTACTTCGCCGAAGCTCTCGACAAGGAAGTCAAGTATTTCCGTATGTCTTACGAAGACGCTATGAAAGGCTTTGCACAATTTGGATTTCCTGAGTGGCAAGCGAACGGCATATTGGAGCTGTTTAGGCTTATTGACGCCGGGTCTCCAGCTACCAACGTTGCCGATCGCAATGATTATGAGAGGATTACAGGCCAAAAGCCTACGTCGGCTAAAGAGTGGGTGCAGCAGAACGTTGGCGTTTTCCAATAA